The following coding sequences lie in one Myxococcus xanthus genomic window:
- a CDS encoding PEGA domain-containing protein has translation MTTFRRTSLLLAFMLATSPAYGQSTRKKQSSKKPPATSQPVKTTKAPPADDADGDESDEPRVFGSPNEDEETSVTPLVSPDAPAVAKPATPSASGEPAVASAAVTASGPVALFAVARTSAAEEAAVKLEDELLSRLKASGVAMVDLGAAFPPSPPASLTRADTLFEQGRTDYDNLDPESAEAKFLAAAEAYTKHPAELSPERLAKAYLFLGASRMLNGDSTGAQDAFKRAVVADPSTTPDAALFGQDVLKSFDQARADVKARPAGTLVVESKPAGASVLVRGQELGVTPLKGVEMTAGQHPVVVSLPGYSAFAQYTEVASAKSTEVKATLEPTPGLSAVRDAAVHASTEQSFERDTPPPEARAIGERLNARYVVLAAVARGDKGHLKAELQAWDLRSNARLRGVEIALTPGAKKNGPDAAADQVRAFVNGVAAPRVAEGGNSFSTLIKRPWFWAVVGGAAAVTAGAVYVATSQDKGRPFNPVSGGVGF, from the coding sequence GTGACTACGTTCCGCCGAACCTCCCTGCTCCTCGCGTTCATGCTGGCCACCTCTCCCGCCTATGGGCAGTCCACGCGGAAGAAGCAGTCCAGCAAGAAGCCCCCCGCCACCTCCCAGCCGGTGAAGACGACCAAGGCGCCCCCGGCGGACGACGCGGACGGCGATGAGTCCGACGAGCCCCGGGTTTTCGGTTCCCCGAACGAGGACGAGGAGACGTCCGTCACGCCGCTGGTGTCGCCGGACGCTCCGGCCGTGGCCAAGCCCGCGACGCCGAGTGCCTCGGGTGAGCCGGCGGTGGCCAGCGCGGCGGTGACGGCCTCCGGGCCGGTGGCGCTCTTCGCGGTGGCGCGGACATCCGCGGCGGAGGAGGCCGCAGTGAAGCTGGAGGACGAGCTGCTGAGCCGGCTCAAGGCGAGCGGCGTGGCGATGGTGGACCTGGGCGCGGCCTTCCCGCCGTCCCCGCCGGCCTCGCTGACGCGCGCGGACACGCTCTTCGAGCAGGGCCGCACCGACTACGACAACCTGGATCCCGAGTCCGCCGAGGCGAAGTTCCTGGCGGCGGCGGAGGCCTATACGAAGCACCCGGCGGAGCTGAGCCCGGAGCGGCTGGCCAAGGCCTACCTGTTCCTGGGCGCCTCGCGGATGCTCAACGGCGACTCCACCGGGGCCCAGGACGCGTTCAAGCGCGCGGTGGTGGCGGATCCGTCCACGACTCCCGACGCCGCCCTCTTCGGACAGGACGTGCTGAAGTCCTTCGACCAGGCCCGCGCCGACGTGAAGGCGCGCCCGGCCGGCACGCTGGTGGTGGAGTCGAAGCCGGCGGGCGCCAGCGTCCTCGTGCGGGGCCAGGAGCTGGGCGTCACGCCGCTCAAGGGCGTGGAGATGACCGCGGGCCAGCACCCGGTGGTGGTGTCCCTGCCCGGCTACTCGGCCTTCGCCCAGTACACGGAGGTGGCGTCCGCCAAGAGCACCGAGGTGAAGGCGACGCTGGAGCCCACCCCGGGCCTGTCCGCCGTGCGTGACGCGGCGGTCCACGCCAGCACCGAGCAGTCCTTCGAGCGCGACACGCCGCCGCCCGAGGCACGCGCCATTGGTGAGCGGCTCAACGCCCGCTACGTGGTGCTGGCGGCGGTGGCTCGCGGGGACAAGGGCCACCTCAAGGCCGAACTCCAGGCGTGGGACCTGCGCTCCAACGCGCGGCTGCGCGGGGTGGAGATTGCCCTGACGCCGGGCGCGAAGAAGAACGGCCCGGACGCGGCGGCGGACCAGGTGCGCGCCTTCGTCAACGGCGTCGCGGCGCCCCGCGTGGCGGAGGGCGGCAACTCGTTCTCCACCCTCATCAAGCGCCCGTGGTTCTGGGCGGTGGTCGGCGGCGCGGCGGCGGTGACGGCCGGGGCCGTCTACGTGGCGACGTCCCAGGACAAGGGCCGCCCGTTCAACCCCGTTTCTGGTGGCGTCGGATTCTGA
- a CDS encoding DUF4129 domain-containing protein: MAVSALEFRPRNAVALMDAALRLCTRNAGVWALTLPGGAAVVAAMLYLAESVRMGWPLVVPSLLLTLAWFLRGLGQGATCHYVQELLLGTQGEPSAWASLKAALGRMPALFIAVAYLLGLNTLVVMVTGGFGYLLLQSHGVGYAAVMQGRGSPLKLYGTCSRLLGPARGTALWTRILMSVQVLAFFNLHIAFNFLLFLGRKLVGVDLTFAERYASLDNGQWLIFLAVTTFALFEPVRAATATLLLVDGRVRQEGLDLLASVQQLPSRDLGRPLPPPGATRGAAMLAVVLGLGLLTAAPAHAQDTEEAKPLPPAEALRRLGEVAEACEASTAEDAAGLYAPLESLGPGEAAKLDRFVRRVERQAFDEEDCDKARTTLTQGLTTVGATVDAQTRADARAAAARAKDILSRPEFAEAAPKAEKDAPEEPSAPREAPGWWQRFIDWLGAQLKKLFEREPAEPRQETAQPFLTGASVANVLVVVLVTLTLAVLGVVLLRALNRDKRRAGAEGVQVSTVDASTLAGDAHHALSRPPEGWAHLADELAARGAYREAVRSLYLALLSRLHRDGAILYDETLSNWDYLYQFRGRAEWKAPFRELTRRFDFAWYGNLPVSVDGYREFRALTEPLLAAPSRPEVAGA, from the coding sequence ATGGCCGTCTCCGCGCTCGAATTCCGCCCGCGCAACGCGGTGGCCTTGATGGACGCCGCGCTGCGCCTGTGCACCCGCAACGCGGGCGTCTGGGCCCTCACCCTGCCCGGCGGCGCGGCCGTGGTGGCCGCCATGTTGTACCTGGCGGAGTCGGTGCGCATGGGCTGGCCGCTCGTGGTGCCCTCGCTGCTGCTGACGCTGGCGTGGTTCCTCCGGGGCCTGGGCCAGGGCGCGACGTGCCATTACGTACAGGAGTTGCTGCTGGGCACCCAGGGCGAGCCTTCCGCGTGGGCCTCGCTCAAGGCGGCGCTGGGCCGGATGCCCGCGCTCTTCATCGCCGTGGCGTACCTGCTGGGCCTCAACACGTTGGTGGTGATGGTGACGGGAGGCTTCGGCTACCTCCTGCTGCAGTCCCACGGGGTGGGCTACGCGGCGGTGATGCAGGGGCGCGGCAGTCCGTTGAAGCTCTACGGCACGTGCTCACGGCTGCTGGGCCCGGCGCGCGGCACCGCGCTGTGGACCCGCATCCTCATGTCCGTGCAGGTGCTGGCCTTCTTCAACCTGCACATCGCCTTCAACTTCCTGCTGTTCCTGGGCCGCAAGCTGGTGGGCGTGGACCTGACGTTCGCGGAGCGCTACGCCTCGCTGGACAACGGCCAGTGGCTGATCTTCCTCGCGGTGACGACGTTCGCCCTCTTCGAGCCGGTGCGCGCCGCGACGGCCACGCTGCTGCTGGTGGACGGGCGCGTGCGTCAGGAAGGGCTCGACCTGCTGGCCAGCGTCCAGCAGCTTCCATCCCGGGATTTGGGACGCCCCCTGCCTCCGCCGGGCGCGACGCGTGGCGCGGCGATGCTGGCGGTGGTGCTGGGCCTGGGCCTGCTGACGGCGGCGCCAGCCCATGCCCAGGACACCGAGGAAGCCAAGCCCCTGCCCCCCGCCGAGGCGCTGCGGCGGCTGGGCGAGGTCGCGGAGGCGTGTGAGGCCTCGACGGCGGAGGATGCCGCGGGCCTGTACGCGCCCCTGGAGTCCCTGGGGCCCGGCGAAGCCGCGAAGCTGGACCGCTTCGTGCGCCGCGTGGAGCGGCAGGCCTTCGACGAGGAGGACTGCGACAAGGCCCGTACCACGCTGACGCAGGGGCTCACCACGGTGGGCGCGACCGTGGACGCCCAGACCCGGGCGGACGCGCGTGCCGCCGCCGCGCGGGCGAAGGACATTCTGTCCCGGCCCGAGTTCGCGGAGGCCGCGCCCAAGGCGGAGAAAGACGCCCCCGAGGAGCCCTCGGCCCCCCGAGAGGCGCCAGGCTGGTGGCAGCGATTCATCGACTGGCTGGGGGCGCAGTTGAAGAAGCTATTCGAGCGGGAGCCGGCGGAACCGCGGCAGGAGACGGCGCAGCCATTCCTCACCGGCGCCAGCGTGGCCAACGTGCTGGTGGTGGTGCTGGTGACACTCACCCTCGCGGTGCTGGGCGTCGTGCTGCTGCGTGCGCTGAACCGCGACAAGCGCCGCGCGGGCGCGGAAGGCGTGCAGGTGTCCACGGTGGACGCATCCACGCTGGCGGGGGACGCCCACCACGCGCTGTCACGTCCTCCCGAGGGCTGGGCCCACCTGGCGGACGAGTTGGCCGCGCGGGGCGCATACCGCGAGGCGGTGCGCAGCCTCTACCTGGCGCTGCTGTCCCGGCTCCACCGCGACGGCGCCATCCTCTATGACGAGACGCTGAGCAACTGGGACTACCTGTATCAGTTCCGGGGCCGCGCGGAATGGAAGGCTCCCTTCCGCGAGCTGACGCGGCGCTTCGACTTCGCCTGGTACGGCAACCTGCCGGTGAGCGTGGACGGCTACCGCGAGTTCCGCGCGCTCACCGAGCCCCTGCTGGCCGCGCCGTCTCGCCCGGAGGTGGCTGGTGCGTGA
- a CDS encoding PEGA domain-containing protein: protein MKAALALVLLPALALAAPPQARRVSTLLVPMDPASEASSVQMEGYMNDALTHFAGMTVRKSEELFGMPEDPEARASLERGRKGYSESLSAFDKKDYEEAERKVRATLKELQGAAGAMRGCSPLCDALALYAAVLHLRGEVEEAKLALIDLIALSPTHELSPKRFTREFLALRVQVATSRTSQLRGTATVNSRPAGARVYVDGEVVGYTPVTLPALPIGKHLLRLERPGFRQYGQLMEVATDDAEVTAKLVPTSAYKAYDAQLDRVAGEVNRAGEKASGVAAMAQSLGLERVMVGTLRANGEGTDLTLGYYDARTGQRLAGRRMAVQGDEFGQLKQEMERVVNHLVNSIGEKVTKSRDPLDNRGGMEDWSSEDRGGRGKAQDKKSKPSDDPLDGVSGTEDW, encoded by the coding sequence ATGAAAGCCGCCCTCGCCCTCGTCCTCCTCCCCGCGCTGGCCCTCGCGGCCCCGCCCCAGGCGCGCCGCGTCAGCACCCTCCTGGTGCCCATGGACCCGGCCTCCGAGGCATCCAGCGTGCAGATGGAGGGCTACATGAACGACGCCCTCACCCACTTCGCCGGCATGACGGTCCGCAAGTCGGAGGAACTGTTCGGCATGCCGGAGGACCCGGAGGCCCGGGCCTCGCTGGAGCGCGGGCGCAAGGGCTATTCGGAGAGCCTGTCCGCCTTCGACAAGAAGGACTACGAGGAGGCGGAGCGCAAGGTGCGCGCCACCTTGAAGGAGCTGCAGGGGGCCGCGGGCGCCATGCGCGGGTGCTCGCCGCTGTGTGACGCGCTGGCGCTGTACGCCGCCGTGCTACACCTGCGCGGCGAGGTGGAGGAGGCGAAGCTGGCGCTCATCGACCTCATCGCGCTGTCCCCCACCCATGAGCTGTCCCCCAAGCGCTTCACGCGCGAGTTCCTCGCCCTGCGCGTGCAGGTGGCCACCAGCCGCACGTCCCAGCTGCGCGGCACCGCCACGGTGAACTCGCGGCCCGCGGGCGCGCGCGTGTACGTGGACGGCGAAGTCGTGGGCTACACGCCGGTGACGCTGCCCGCGCTGCCCATTGGCAAGCACCTGCTGCGCTTGGAGCGTCCGGGCTTCCGGCAGTACGGGCAGCTCATGGAGGTGGCCACCGACGACGCCGAAGTCACCGCCAAGCTGGTGCCTACCTCTGCGTACAAGGCCTACGACGCGCAGTTGGACCGGGTGGCGGGCGAGGTGAACCGCGCCGGCGAGAAGGCGTCTGGCGTGGCGGCCATGGCGCAGTCGCTGGGGCTGGAGCGGGTCATGGTGGGCACCCTTCGCGCCAATGGAGAGGGCACCGACCTGACGCTGGGCTACTACGACGCGCGCACCGGTCAGAGGCTGGCGGGGCGGCGCATGGCCGTCCAGGGCGACGAGTTCGGCCAGCTGAAGCAGGAGATGGAGCGAGTGGTGAACCACCTGGTGAACAGCATCGGCGAGAAGGTGACCAAGAGCCGGGACCCGCTGGACAACCGCGGTGGCATGGAAGACTGGTCGTCGGAGGACCGGGGCGGCCGTGGCAAGGCGCAGGACAAGAAGAGCAAGCCCAGCGACGACCCGCTCGACGGTGTGTCCGGAACCGAGGACTGGTAG
- the rho gene encoding transcription termination factor Rho: MSENPDNRDPRDAPPVPAARAVAPPEPDDDGGDEGDDEGPDDGDSGAGGAQGGAPGQPGQATGRRRRRRRRRRGAQVLFTPDGQAYRMQPGADGQQVQVFLTPQELEQHRQRQAQQQQQQQPQPQPAHGGGGQQHARHAQHGGGGQQASQQANLSPVEGVLDTEAKGPNAFLRQLKRNLLAAPDDPELPKNLVQKLRLRQGQYITAFAQMRGQKGVIQKVDTVDGRPLEGAPRLPHFADLTSVDPTERLKLENGHKEMVTRVLDLISPIGKGQRALIVAPPKTGKTIMLQRVAQAILSNHPECHVMVVLIDERPEEVTDMRRSIKAEVLASSSDRPTADHLKVAELALERARRLVESGKDVVILLDSITRLARAFNKEVDNSGRTMSGGVDSRALERPKRIFGAARATEEAGSLTIIGTALIDTGSRMDEVIFEEFKGTGNSEVTLDRLLAEKRVFPAVNIAQSGTRKEEKLFTLREYEKVKKLRQMLFSVKPVEAMEALVKRLSRYTYNDEFLDEL; the protein is encoded by the coding sequence ATGAGCGAAAACCCCGATAACCGCGACCCACGTGATGCCCCCCCTGTTCCCGCCGCCCGCGCCGTGGCGCCGCCCGAGCCGGACGATGACGGTGGCGACGAGGGCGACGACGAGGGGCCCGACGACGGTGATTCCGGCGCAGGTGGCGCACAGGGTGGCGCCCCCGGGCAGCCCGGCCAGGCCACCGGCCGCCGCCGCCGCCGTCGGCGCCGTCGCCGTGGCGCGCAGGTCCTCTTCACCCCGGACGGCCAGGCCTACCGGATGCAGCCGGGAGCGGACGGCCAGCAGGTCCAGGTCTTCCTCACGCCGCAGGAGCTGGAGCAGCACCGCCAGCGGCAGGCGCAGCAACAACAGCAACAGCAGCCACAACCGCAGCCGGCGCACGGCGGCGGGGGCCAGCAGCACGCGCGCCACGCGCAGCACGGGGGCGGCGGCCAGCAGGCCTCGCAGCAGGCGAACCTGTCTCCGGTGGAGGGTGTGCTGGACACGGAGGCCAAGGGCCCCAACGCCTTCCTGCGCCAGCTCAAGCGCAACCTGCTGGCGGCGCCGGACGACCCGGAGCTGCCCAAGAACCTGGTCCAGAAGCTGCGGCTGCGGCAGGGCCAGTACATCACCGCCTTCGCGCAGATGCGGGGCCAGAAGGGCGTCATCCAGAAGGTGGACACGGTGGACGGCCGGCCGCTTGAGGGCGCGCCGCGGCTGCCGCACTTCGCGGACCTGACGTCGGTGGACCCCACCGAGCGGCTCAAGCTGGAGAACGGTCACAAGGAGATGGTGACCCGGGTGCTGGACCTCATCTCGCCCATTGGCAAGGGGCAGCGCGCGCTCATCGTCGCCCCGCCGAAGACGGGCAAGACCATCATGCTCCAGCGCGTCGCCCAGGCCATCCTCTCCAACCACCCGGAGTGCCACGTCATGGTGGTGCTCATCGACGAGCGTCCGGAAGAAGTGACGGACATGCGGCGGAGCATCAAGGCGGAGGTGCTGGCCTCCAGCTCCGACCGCCCCACCGCGGACCACCTCAAGGTGGCGGAGCTGGCCCTGGAGCGCGCGCGCCGGCTGGTGGAGTCGGGCAAGGACGTGGTCATCCTCCTGGACTCGATTACGCGTCTGGCCCGCGCCTTCAACAAGGAGGTCGACAACTCCGGCCGCACCATGTCCGGCGGCGTGGACAGCCGCGCCCTGGAGCGCCCCAAGCGCATCTTCGGCGCCGCCCGCGCGACGGAGGAAGCCGGCTCGCTGACCATCATCGGCACGGCGCTCATCGACACCGGCAGCCGCATGGACGAGGTCATCTTCGAGGAGTTCAAGGGAACGGGTAACTCCGAGGTCACCCTGGACCGGCTCCTGGCGGAGAAGCGCGTCTTCCCGGCCGTCAACATCGCCCAGTCCGGCACGCGCAAGGAGGAGAAGCTCTTCACCCTGCGCGAGTACGAGAAGGTGAAGAAGCTGCGGCAGATGCTCTTCTCCGTGAAGCCGGTGGAGGCCATGGAGGCGCTCGTGAAGCGGCTGTCCCGCTACACGTACAACGACGAGTTCCTCGACGAGCTGTAG
- a CDS encoding DNA gyrase/topoisomerase IV subunit B: MATKKETYTGADIQVLEGLEPVRKRPAMYIGGTDSTGYHHLLWEILDNSVDEVINGFATTVEVTLHKDSRSVTVVDNGRGIPVDIMPKHKKPAVEVILTTLHAGGKFEQGNYIHSGGLHGVGSSVVNALARKLVVEIKRDGKKHVQSYARGRATSTLKVEGATRGTGTAVTFEPDPEIFGEKLKFDAELVRDRLEAKSYLHKGMTVVWKDETSSPHTSVTYKHDGGIAEYLTKVVTERNKPLVPAGSAAFYHSRDNGVRLEASLAWTEATDEHIRSYVNGIPTPLGGTHEAGLRSAVVKAVRNYIETHGIAPKGVTLTAEDIREGITAILSTYVVEPQFQGQTKGRLNNPEVSGQVDGVLRPALEKWLNDNKSIAESVVARIVLAARAREASRAASQAVSRKTAVSHRLNLPGKLADCSSTDPGMSELFIVEGDSAGGSAKQGRDRRTQAILPLRGKVLNAEQASTDKVTTNKELQDIVSALGCGIGSDFDISKLRYGRVFLLMDADSDGHHIATLLLTFFYRHLRPLIESGAIHIAQPPLYRVDIGKETYWALDEPDRDRIIKEKTKGNAKPNIMRFKGLGEMTPDELKETTLDPKHRMSLRVTIDKPLETDRLINDLMGKDVSARFRFIMERASEVQDLDV; encoded by the coding sequence ATGGCAACGAAGAAGGAAACCTACACAGGCGCGGACATCCAGGTCCTGGAAGGCCTGGAGCCGGTGCGCAAGCGCCCGGCCATGTACATCGGCGGCACCGACAGCACGGGGTATCACCACTTGCTGTGGGAGATCCTCGACAACTCGGTGGACGAGGTCATCAACGGCTTCGCCACCACCGTGGAGGTGACGCTCCACAAGGACAGCCGCAGCGTCACGGTGGTGGACAACGGGCGAGGCATCCCCGTGGACATCATGCCCAAGCACAAGAAGCCGGCCGTGGAGGTCATCCTCACGACGCTTCACGCGGGCGGCAAGTTCGAGCAGGGCAACTACATCCACTCGGGCGGTCTGCACGGCGTGGGCAGCTCGGTGGTGAACGCGCTGGCGCGCAAGCTCGTCGTGGAGATCAAGCGCGACGGCAAGAAGCACGTCCAGTCGTACGCGCGGGGCAGGGCCACCAGCACGCTGAAGGTGGAGGGCGCGACGCGAGGCACCGGCACGGCCGTCACCTTCGAGCCGGACCCGGAGATCTTCGGCGAGAAGCTGAAGTTCGACGCGGAGCTGGTGCGCGACCGGCTGGAGGCCAAGAGCTACCTGCACAAGGGCATGACGGTCGTCTGGAAGGACGAGACGTCCAGCCCCCACACGTCGGTGACGTACAAGCACGACGGTGGCATCGCGGAGTACCTCACCAAGGTGGTGACCGAGCGGAACAAGCCGCTGGTGCCCGCCGGCAGCGCGGCCTTCTACCACTCGCGCGACAACGGAGTGCGGCTGGAGGCCTCGCTGGCGTGGACGGAGGCCACCGACGAGCACATCCGCTCGTACGTCAACGGCATCCCCACCCCGCTGGGCGGCACGCACGAGGCGGGCCTGCGCAGCGCGGTGGTGAAGGCGGTGCGCAACTACATCGAGACACACGGCATCGCGCCCAAGGGCGTGACGCTCACCGCGGAGGACATCCGCGAGGGCATCACCGCCATCCTGTCCACCTACGTGGTGGAGCCGCAGTTCCAGGGCCAGACGAAGGGGCGGCTCAACAACCCCGAAGTCAGTGGCCAGGTGGACGGCGTGCTGCGTCCGGCGCTGGAGAAGTGGCTCAACGACAACAAGTCCATCGCGGAGTCCGTGGTGGCGCGCATCGTCCTGGCCGCCCGCGCGCGCGAGGCCAGCCGGGCCGCGTCACAGGCGGTGAGCCGCAAGACGGCGGTCAGCCACCGGCTCAACCTGCCGGGCAAGCTGGCGGACTGCTCGTCCACGGACCCGGGCATGAGCGAGCTGTTCATCGTGGAGGGTGACTCCGCAGGCGGCTCCGCCAAGCAGGGTCGGGACCGGCGCACCCAGGCCATCCTCCCGCTGCGCGGCAAGGTGCTCAACGCGGAGCAGGCGTCCACCGACAAGGTGACGACGAACAAGGAGCTCCAGGACATCGTGTCCGCGCTGGGCTGCGGCATCGGCTCCGACTTCGACATCAGCAAGCTGCGCTACGGCCGCGTCTTCCTGCTGATGGACGCCGACAGCGACGGCCACCACATCGCCACGCTGCTGCTCACCTTCTTCTACCGGCACCTGCGTCCGCTCATCGAGAGCGGCGCCATCCACATCGCCCAGCCGCCGCTGTACCGCGTGGACATCGGCAAGGAGACGTACTGGGCGCTGGATGAGCCGGACCGCGACCGCATCATCAAGGAGAAGACGAAGGGCAACGCCAAGCCCAACATCATGCGCTTCAAGGGTCTGGGTGAGATGACGCCCGACGAGCTGAAGGAGACGACGCTCGACCCCAAGCATCGCATGAGCCTGCGCGTCACCATTGACAAGCCGCTGGAGACGGACCGGCTCATCAATGACTTGATGGGCAAGGACGTCAGCGCCCGCTTCAGGTTCATCATGGAGCGTGCCAGCGAGGTCCAGGACCTGGACGTTTAG
- the sppA gene encoding signal peptide peptidase SppA, translating to MRLLALLLLPSLALAQTSVLSRPALPSRGLTLPPTGAALVDEATALSLNPAGLGFVNGSQLFYLHERNLVHDGLGDGVFLATRLLGLGLGGSMEWIRGRAEPDYRRTSLGLSLGTGALQLGGSWHSYGSSNRDIDALDTFDVGLTARPLRALSLGAVVRDVNAPSEGTLALKRQYNLGLGVRPLDERYTLGVDWLFSEGAFRQGQATYTVHAEVIPGLRLGAGVSHGFTSGVPIALQVAATVDTSHLGLTYAAGGTNAGLDHLVAVRLSSETYRSIAPRGGVVTLLDLNDALSGGTSPVLSWLGVSEADPYLRLTRWLDLATQDDRLAGVVLKMESLPGVGWGKAEELRQALLRLRASGKRVMAVVLSTDDLGYFVASAADRIYALQESILYINGLAVHLQTYGGTMEKLGVHWDVARVGRFKTAPEQLSRTEPSDASLESTNAYLDTEVAVYEKAVQEGRKVPVERLHALWDLGLPHPKSAVELGLMDGIISSTELDKKVAELVPGGRFSATYAPRDERDGRWARRRRIAVVPVLGDIIGGRSREDPLGFSRLAGAETVIRALEQAQSDPSVAAIVVRVDSGGGEVLASHLMYEAVMEAARHKPVIASMGDMAASGGYYAAIGAHEVFALPTTLTGSIGVFYIKPAVEGLLGGLLGVHQESLTRAPLADILDVWRPWTPEEQQAAQAWADASYDSFITQVALRRKMDKAKVDEVARGRVWSGQDALARGLVDKLGGLLEAVDSARMRAGIPPDEELDLVVMGEARGFFSALGGEPGVRAAMSLLPAPEPALPESLRALARSAGLNLMLLQPGVKAMMPFQLTVR from the coding sequence ATGCGCCTGCTCGCCCTCCTGCTCCTCCCCAGCCTCGCGCTCGCCCAGACGAGTGTCCTCAGCCGGCCCGCCCTGCCCTCCCGGGGGCTGACGCTGCCGCCCACGGGCGCCGCGCTGGTGGATGAAGCCACCGCCCTGTCGCTCAACCCCGCGGGCCTGGGCTTCGTCAACGGCAGTCAGCTCTTCTACCTGCACGAGCGCAACCTCGTGCATGACGGCCTGGGAGACGGCGTCTTCCTGGCCACGCGCCTGCTCGGACTGGGCCTGGGCGGCTCCATGGAGTGGATTCGCGGACGGGCGGAGCCGGACTACCGCCGCACGTCGCTGGGGCTCTCCCTGGGCACGGGCGCGCTGCAGTTGGGCGGTTCGTGGCACTCCTACGGTTCATCCAACCGGGACATCGACGCGCTGGACACCTTCGACGTGGGCCTCACGGCGCGCCCCCTGCGGGCGCTGTCACTGGGCGCGGTGGTGCGCGACGTCAACGCCCCCTCGGAGGGCACGCTGGCGCTGAAGCGGCAGTACAACCTGGGCCTGGGTGTGCGCCCGCTGGATGAGCGCTACACGCTGGGCGTGGACTGGCTCTTCTCCGAGGGCGCCTTCCGCCAGGGCCAGGCGACGTACACCGTCCACGCGGAGGTGATTCCGGGCCTCCGCCTGGGCGCGGGCGTGTCGCACGGCTTCACCTCCGGGGTGCCCATCGCGCTCCAGGTGGCGGCCACGGTGGACACCTCGCACCTGGGCCTCACCTACGCGGCGGGCGGGACGAACGCGGGGTTGGACCACCTGGTGGCGGTGCGCCTGTCGTCGGAGACCTACCGCTCCATCGCGCCGCGCGGCGGCGTGGTGACGCTGCTGGACTTGAATGACGCATTGAGCGGAGGCACCAGCCCCGTCCTCTCCTGGCTGGGCGTCAGCGAGGCGGACCCATACCTGCGGCTGACGCGGTGGCTGGACCTGGCCACCCAGGACGACCGGCTGGCCGGCGTGGTGTTGAAGATGGAGAGCCTGCCCGGGGTGGGATGGGGCAAGGCGGAGGAGCTGCGTCAGGCGCTGCTGCGGCTGCGCGCGTCCGGCAAGCGGGTGATGGCGGTGGTGCTGTCCACGGACGACCTGGGCTACTTCGTCGCGTCGGCGGCGGACCGCATCTACGCGCTGCAGGAATCGATTCTCTACATCAACGGCCTGGCCGTGCACCTCCAGACGTACGGCGGGACGATGGAGAAGCTGGGCGTGCACTGGGACGTGGCGCGGGTGGGCCGCTTCAAGACGGCGCCCGAGCAGCTCTCCCGCACCGAGCCCAGCGACGCGTCCCTGGAGTCCACGAACGCCTACCTGGACACGGAGGTGGCCGTCTACGAGAAGGCTGTGCAGGAAGGCCGCAAGGTGCCCGTGGAGCGGCTGCACGCGCTGTGGGACCTGGGCCTGCCCCACCCGAAGAGCGCGGTGGAGCTGGGGTTGATGGACGGCATCATCTCCTCGACGGAGCTGGACAAGAAGGTGGCGGAGCTGGTGCCGGGCGGACGCTTCAGCGCCACCTACGCGCCGCGTGACGAACGCGATGGCCGCTGGGCCCGCCGGCGCCGCATCGCCGTGGTGCCGGTGCTGGGCGACATCATCGGCGGCCGCAGCCGCGAGGACCCGCTGGGCTTCAGCCGCCTCGCGGGCGCGGAGACGGTGATTCGCGCGCTGGAGCAGGCGCAGTCGGACCCGAGCGTGGCGGCCATCGTCGTGCGCGTGGACTCGGGCGGCGGCGAGGTGCTGGCGTCCCACCTGATGTACGAAGCCGTGATGGAGGCGGCCAGGCACAAGCCCGTCATCGCCTCCATGGGGGACATGGCTGCGTCCGGCGGCTACTACGCCGCCATTGGCGCGCATGAGGTGTTCGCCCTGCCCACCACGCTGACGGGCAGCATCGGCGTCTTCTACATCAAGCCCGCCGTCGAGGGCCTGCTCGGCGGACTGTTGGGCGTGCACCAGGAGAGCCTGACCCGTGCGCCGCTGGCGGACATCCTGGACGTGTGGCGCCCCTGGACGCCGGAGGAGCAGCAGGCGGCCCAGGCGTGGGCAGACGCGTCCTATGACAGCTTCATCACCCAGGTGGCGCTGCGGCGGAAGATGGACAAGGCGAAGGTGGACGAGGTCGCCCGGGGCCGGGTGTGGAGCGGCCAGGACGCGCTCGCTCGCGGCCTGGTGGACAAGCTGGGCGGCCTGCTGGAAGCGGTGGACTCCGCGCGGATGCGGGCCGGAATCCCTCCGGACGAGGAGCTGGACCTGGTGGTGATGGGCGAGGCGCGGGGCTTCTTCTCCGCGCTGGGCGGTGAGCCCGGGGTGCGCGCGGCGATGTCCCTGCTGCCCGCGCCAGAGCCCGCCCTGCCCGAGTCCCTTCGGGCGCTGGCCCGCTCGGCTGGCCTAAACCTGATGTTGCTCCAGCCGGGCGTGAAGGCGATGATGCCCTTCCAGTTGACCGTCCGCTGA